From Anopheles funestus chromosome 3RL, idAnoFuneDA-416_04, whole genome shotgun sequence, a single genomic window includes:
- the LOC125769929 gene encoding uncharacterized protein LOC125769929 isoform X2, with the protein MEIANHHRNEGKATSVSQRQQQQQQPQQQYLSNAPPSTNGDGGGERQGQLTGGVAGVAVTTSTTNTTSTNLKYLHKKFKRIASATLAEEEESQQQQAATVTAATATSSTTTSTSTATATITGNGRTESEVDAVASADQPLVVSTCSANSFLPAGSTSVRSYELSAAQASVALAVERIAADRVGDESSQIVTVRTDGRNGRRAEDSDRVLSVHHPVSSSVPSDKFGPPPTVDRGAALIGITAAFDYHQQQQQQQQQYHQLHPSLHPGVAAIASFPPQSLLVHPHRQLLFGHHSQGPSSAQQQQLQHPTSANSSNSISSSNSVSCNITNQIGSNISANGAVLLPPVARVPSSGPSTSQIDDNCDLGVASIAALTNRAVDKPAAAVQYVVSYPASQHHHHPSALLYANGGVPSAVRSQHPGLSSSSGGSSGSPSPPTAVPSANLSTNTTVNNSNATIISTNHVSATVAANSGPSAVTVTPTGRYVCPYCQMNCSKPSVLEKHIRRHTNERPFKCDLCEIAFKTKSNLYKHRRSRAHASKSQGEDTSGLSLLDEDGGSLGGSDIEDKDLSNSGSEIMNYRGSPMDDRVNSPQQLLLEKPYKPKFHNAAMYTRFDNKPHMGSIGGNNPVAQQSVGPSAIGGSANSVNPTVPHYLNGQNVESLEQHISKLISQNEAIVEVVEAPLQKKYHKITGISRGISVSGTSAAATTSATVSANFNASAGGGVGGVQHPAVSQDSAPSRLANALLHKRQTEEMQQLQLQQQQQQQQQQHLLHVQQQYISYVQHQQQAQPNVINLTSKPVVTPKSMIALQQQQLVPAPGSMIALGGIPPVIGSHLPQAHLLVNGSESVAVPSGSNSSSIGDGTIHFQPLNLTKANTAGSVQVIARASIPTPTPTISSSLLVAVPAPTPPEESSDVLQQHLPLLPYRKRTREPSPVVVVASSSSTSGALVSLTTVCTTTTTSIAAANSVASQPPHVPLHIQVSTIPSTQSTSADRPHRPTPTPTPPLTVANHPQNPERSIIKDLLLNSRGFGVVQNPDGENGENLYTCKMCNVSFRDVDSLKYHMICYCQGSGSSLNSPSASSSAPISPVGSPSSAAASYIRSRSVSSLKNLARSSLNPPAGRNPSSLSKLAKSQLTRPKVKPENISLPTAADSPSSSSSSLQTIVSASGSKSGVIDTVQNPLPSPGPLLGNTRLVESGKSPRNGNSNPDSNEGSSKRARVGTVEPSTSEAIVSDACASSASNNLQLFGGEVEVVERSREGEPKMTDIATGPINVHRYGSGGTYMQYNSGADVEDDESHQRELHFRRTLHSGGTLMEISKPTESASTVRARSNTTVTVAPKPVVAPPTHFHFPPINSITAYNPLTLPAAPAPGQASQIVHGGKLIPFVQGIPGPNTLSSASSQMELMPSVRTSQTGTNTQSLLTIVVPGTNGPNINATALNNDSSAMHYKPHQIGSSSLLATVGSRGPYTAVAPSEQMPPLVEQSKKAVAPKNGLNRSEIWSPAKQQSLDFSSPSPPAPKKSFNFTRMADNISPRKRENATASKPDEVRHFHFDTVIAKSDILIKPPPPPPPPASSTVQDASTSSGQDNLAAPPSKSNRFLRPNTLPLKPGTFTPKRHHGITPTNNTMPLISPETPRPSKSCRELYFNGHAYTNIGLKSSTKPFYCTVNKTQPFYCQTPKQLSMYSNWQVHPENDPHPLGLKQVNVLSLYDSNQHRDRRYAIAGSKTFPLTVVKSSSSGSGRNSDFTSTTSASSSASCEFKVRVSPVEVKSNVPCPPAYVLASLASQQPANSIATTTTANIGPFDHQRRSLSPYSEKSKQSEVLTGGDTAGMGGSLSRHQSRSASAERALSGGFESTEEYTYVRGRGRGKYVCNECGIRCKKPSMLKKHIRTHTDVRPYSCQYCSFHFKTKGNLTKHMKSKSHFKKCTELGLNPVPVHVDDDGADIDIEGDQQSVSSERTSTIPGDSDTASDTDGDDTDDSEEVKSRLPEHEAAEGLLSLSMTRPTSACSSTGQQPGAPGGGGEPEAAAAYITQHINSYLTPDQQQRHGYNTTSSPKPRPLSPSNTAKTDQPRRIITYGGGGPKLEFNLLKHEQYYSDPNVGKRRRDGSDRSFPSASDEAAAQAGDADDEDDTARPIDLTKKARPQLMPPNVSSKNPYDRAPQQPLAMVTPLQSQSTPNSLNHPTAHVRYDREQILQPHPVVYENRRHPQQQQVIVRVSDVLAPITGAANLLTTLVSNTDKIPLVTGPFEPTGGATPGGAGVDENAYFHEYLKERALQDTRIKQSQMKPNTASSIVPDPLSNPIREVISQRREEERFSVTSRVAIPIIAAKATPPPAIIPPPALGATIPPSGPAISNTIASTNTTSSVSSAASVATTSTERVYRIFSGKNERHRASPLAVETVTREPKSPSVVVELDKDKTVAEIIPSTANPATISSARITSNECPMVSENASPMDTLAEIAAGSLKLDVSRPQPVVESEATVTSRPRCNSTNSSQAKTIVPPVPESAKTLASEYLKLAQAVTNVRKRTESESALGTLGATATSAEQDPLVGGSEGTASQVPVVVSTASQQQQQSPAGGNLLAPVGSTVTAPQGGGVPGESGAAGSIVPPARKVVVVGEEGFKTTGVRGNAGEFVGTPPSAFTTMHQEDGGRPVCEVCNKKFHKQSQLSIHMNIHYMERKYRCEPCGTSFRSQGLYLKHERSATHRNKVSMTTTFGVATDSNPRPFYCRDCEVGFRIHGHLAKHLRSKMHVLKLECLGKLPFGTYTEIERSGTNLTEIDTSDCENSLSSLKRLATLLNVKDPAKVLPAGGNGTHSSGSSNSSSSSISSSSSGGAGTAGGTSGNETDSCEDNEEDSSQPSLMVNGTNVEVDRDDDQQQRNINNNVKRKSDDAAGSDVAEVKRARYGVELDGSSVAPHQPIPPAASSNC; encoded by the exons ATGGAAATAGCAAACCACCACCGCAACGAAGGCAAAGCGACGTCAGTGAgtcagcggcaacagcagcaacagcaaccccAGCAGCAGTATTTGTCCAACGCACCGCCAAGCActaatggtgatggtggtggagaACGGCAGGGTCAGCTGACGGGGGGCGTAGCAGGGGTAGCAGTAACGACTTCCACGACCAACACTACCAGCACGAACCTCAAGTACCTGCACAAGAAGTTCAAGCGTATCGCCAGCGCCACGCTCGCGGAAGAGGAAGAGTCGCAGCAACAACAGGCGGCGACGGTAACGGCGGCTACAGCGACATCGTCCACAACCACATCTACGTCGACAGCTACAGCCACGATCACAGGGAACGGACGAACGGAGTCCGAAGTGGATGCCGTTGCGTCAGCAGATCAACCGTTGGTGGTGTCCACATGTTCAGCAAACTCGTTTCTCCCAGCCGGGTCGACGTCGGTACGATCGTACGAGTTGAGTGCCGCCCAAGCGAGCGTAGCATTAGCAGTGGAGCGAATCGCTGCCGACCGCGTTGGTGATGAATCGTCGCAAATTGTGACCGTGAGGACGGACGGTAGGAACGGTCGGAGGGCAGAGGATAGTGATCGTGTGCTCTCCGTGCACCATCCCGTCTCATCGAGTGTACCTTCGGACAAGTTCGGTCCACCGCCGACGGTTGATAGGGGAGCGGCTCTTATCGGTATCACTGCCGCCTTCGATTatcaccagcaacaacagcagcagcagcagcaatatcATCAACTCCATCCATCGCTGCATCCTGGAGTGGCTGCCATTGCTTCATTCCCTCCCCAGTCGCTGCTTGTGCATCCGCACCGTCAGCTGCTCTTTGGCCATCATTCTCAGGGGCCATCCTCggcgcagcagcaacaactccAACATCCAACCAGtgcaaacagcagcaacagcattagtagtagtaatagtgtTAGCTGTAACATTACCAACCAGATTGGTAGTAACATTAGTGCTAACGGTGCCGTGCTACTCCCGCCAGTGGCGCGCGTACCATCGTCTGGGCCGTCGACGTCCCAAATAGACGATAACTGTGATTTAGGTGTCGCATCGATAGCTGCGTTGACGAATCGTGCCGTCGACAAACCTGCCGCAGCGGTGCAGTACGTTGTGAGTTATCCAGCGTCccagcaccatcaccatccTTCGGCGCTGCTGTACGCCAACGGTGGCGTACCGTCGGCGGTGCGTTCGCAACACCCGGGCCTATCTTCGTCTTCCGGTGGTTCTTCGGGTTCTCCGTCCCCACCGACGGCGGTACCCAGTGCCAATCTAAGCACCAATACCACCgtcaacaacagcaacgcaACCATTATCAGTACCAACCACGTATCGGCGACAGTGGCTGCGAACAGTGGACCGTCAGCCGTCACCGTGACACCTACAGGCCGGTACGTCTGTCCGTACTGCCAGATGAACTGCAGCAAACCGTCGGTGCTGGAGAAACACATCCGACGGCACACGAACGAACGACCGTTCAAGTGCGACCTGTGCGAGATCGCCTTCAAGACCAAGAGCAATCTCTACAAACATCGCCG CTCCCGTGCACACGCATCCAAAAGCCAAGGTGAAGATACGTCCGGTTTGTCCCTGCTAGACGAGGACGGTGGTTCTCTTGGAGGTTCCGATATAGAAGACAAGGACCTTAGCAATAGTGGATCGGAAATA ATGAACTATCGAGGATCACCGATGGATGATCGCGTAAACTCACCCCAGCAGCTGCTGTTGGAAAAACCGTACAAACCTAAATTCCACAATGCTGCTATGTATACCAGATTCGATAACAAACCTCATATGGGATCGATTGGAGGAAACAATCCGGTTGCTCAGCAATCCGTAGGTCCGTCGGCAATTGGAGGATCAGCTAATAGCGTAAATCCGACAGTACCTCACTATTTG aaCGGTCAAAATGTGGAATCACTTGAGCAGCACATCTCGAAGTTGATCTCGCAAAATGAAGCCATTGTTGAGGTGGTGGAGGCGCCGCTACAGAAAAAGTACCACAAAATAACTGGAATTAGTCGGGGCATTTCAGTGAGCGGTACAAGCGCAGCCGCAACAACGAGTGCCACCGTTTCAGCAAACTTTAATGCtagtgctggtggtggtgttggtggtgtacAACATCCTGCTGTTAGTCAGGACAGTGCGCCTTCTCGTTTAGCAAATGCACTGCTCCACAAGCGGCAAACCGAAGAGATGCAGCAATTGCAactacagcaacaacagcaacagcagcagcaacagcacttATTACATGTGCAGCAGCAATACATAAGCTACgttcagcatcagcagcaggcACAGccaaatgtgataaatttaacCAGTAAACCGGTAGTAACGCCGAAGTCgatgattgccttgcagcaacagcaattgGTTCCGGCACCCGGGTCAATGATTGCGCTGGGTGGCATCCCTCCAGTGATTGGAAGTCATCTGCCGCAAGCGCACCTTCTTGTGAACGGATCGGAGAGTGTTGCTGTGCCAAGCGGTAGTAATAGTTCCTCGATCGGAGACGGGACGATTCATTTTCAACCGTTGAATCTTACCAAAGCAAACACAGCCGGATCTGTGCAGGTCATTGCTAGAGCATCGATTCCAACGCCTACACCTACCATTTCTTCGTCATTGCTAGTAGCGGTTCCAGCACCTACACCGCCGGAAGAATCGTCAGATGTGCTCCAACAGCATCTTCCCTTGCTTCCATACCGAAAGCGCACCCGTGAACCATCACCAGTCGTTGTTGTTGCGAGCAGTTCTTCCACGTCCGGTGCATTGGTGTCGTTGACCACTGTTTGCACCACTACTACGACTTCAATAGCTGCTGCAAATTCAGTCGCATCCCAGCCACCTCACGTTCCGCTGCACATTCAAGTGTCGACGATACCCTCGACTCAGAGTACGTCAGCTGATCGACCACACCGACCGACACCAACACCAACTCCTCCACTAACCGTTGCCAACCATCCTCAAAATCCGGAACGATCAATCATTAAAGATTTGCTGTTGAACTCACGTGGCTTTGGCGTGGTACAGAATCCGGACGGTGAGAATGGAGAAAATTTGTACACGTGCAAAATGTGTAACGTATCGTTCCGCGACGTGGATTCGCTCAAGTATCACATGATCTGTTACTGTCAGGGCAGCGGAAGCTCACTGAACAGCCCATCGGCTTCCTCTAGCGCACCGATAAGTCCTGTTGGTTCACCATCGTCTGCGGCGGCATCATACATTCGGTCGAGGTCCGTAAGCAGCTTGAAAAATTTAGCACGTTCTTCGCTGAACCCACCCGCCGGTCGCAATCCATCCTCACTATCGAAGCTTGCCAAATCTCAACTTACGCGCCCAAAAGTGAAACcggaaaatatttcacttccgACTGCCGCCGAttcaccgtcatcatcatcatcttcattgcAAACGATCGTTAGTGCATCGGGTTCGAAAAGCGGTGTTATCGATACGGTTCAAAATCCTTTACCATCGCCAGGACCATTGCTTGGTAATACGCGGCTTGTGGAGAGTGGAAAGTCGCCCCGTAATGGTAACTCTAACCCTGACTCGAATGAAGGATCTTCGAAGAGGGCACGTGTAGGTACGGTTGAACCGTCGACATCCGAGGCGATTGTGTCCGATGCATGCGCCTCTAGTGCTAGTAACAATCTACAGTTGTTTGGTGGTGAAGTCGAGGTTGTTGAACGTTCGCGAGAAGGTGAACCAAAGATGACCGACATCGCAACAGGACCGATTAACGTACATCGTTATGGTTCTGGTGGAACATACATGCAGTACAATAGCGGCGCGGATGTTGAAGATGACGAGTCTCATCAACGAGAACTTCATTTCCGTCGTACACTTCATTCCGGTGGCACGTTGATGGAGATTTCAAAGCCCACCGAATCGGCGTCAACAGTTCGTGCCCGTTCAAATACGACCGTAACTGTTGCACCGAAACCGGTAGTAGCTCCACCAACAcacttccattttccaccaatcAATTCTATAACAGCGTATAATCCGCTAACGTTGCCAGCGGCTCCAGCTCCAGGCCAGGCATCCCAGATAGTGCACGGTGGAAAGCTGATTCCGTTCGTTCAAGGGATACCCGGACCGAATACACTTTCATCTGCCAGTTCACAAATGGAACTGATGCCATCAGTACGAACAAGCCAAACTGGTACGAACACACAATCACTTCTAACCATTGTGGTGCCTGGAACGAACGGACCAAACATTAACGCCACTGCTTTGAACAATGACTCTAGCGCGATGCACTACAAACCACACCAAATAGGTAGCTCTTCTTTACTTGCTACAGTTGGATCGCGAGGTCCTTATACTGCAGTAGCACCAAGCGAACAAATGCCACCCTTGGTGGAACAGTCCAAGAAAGCGGTAGCTCCGAAGAATGGACTCAATCGGTCGGAAATTTGGTCACCGGCGAAACAACAGTCGCTTGATTTCAGCAGTCCTTCGCCACCCGCTCCGAAGAAAAGCTTCAATTTTACGCGCATGGCTGATAATATAAGTCCCAGAAAGCGAGAGAACGCAACTGCCTCGAAACCGGACGAAGTGCGTCATTTCCACTTCGATACGGTGATTGCCAAGTCGGATATTTTGATtaaaccaccgccaccacctccaccaccagcTTCATCCACTGTTCAGGATGCTAGCACGTCTTCCGGGCAAGATAATTTAGCAGCACCACCATCGAAATCGAACCGCTTTCTGCGACCAAATACGTTGCCTCTGAAACCGGGCACGTTCACACCGAAGCGCCATCACGGAATTACGCCCACGAACAACACGATGCCGCTGATCTCTCCGGAAACACCGCGCCCATCAAAGAGTTGTCGCGAGCTTTACTTTAACGGGCACGCGTACACCAACATTGGATTGAAATCGAGCACGAAACCGTTCTACTGTACTGTTAATAAGACGCAACCGTTCTATTGTCAGACACCAAAGCAACTCTCCATGTACAGCAATTGGCAGGTGCATCCGGAGAATGATCCACATCCACTAGGGCTAAAGCAGGTCAATGTGCTGTCACTGTATGACTCGAACCAGCATCGTGATCGACGGTACGCAATTGCCGGCTCCAAGACTTTCCCACTAACGGTTGTTAAAAGCAGTAGTAGCGGAAGCGGCAGAAATAGCGATTTCACCTCCACTACATCGGCGTCCTCATCAGCGTCATGCGAATTTAAAGTTCGTGTTAGTCCGGTTGAAGTGAAATCAAACGTACCCTGTCCACCGGCCTATGTGCTGGCATCACTGGCATCGCAACAACCGGCCAACTCTATAGCTACTACGACGACGGCCAACATCGGTCCTTTTGATCATCAGCGCCGTTCACTGTCTCCGTACAGCGAAAAGTCCAAACAGTCGGAAGTGCTCACCGGTGGCGATACGGCCGGTATGGGTGGGTCACTGTCCCGGCATCAATCACGTAGCGCTTCGGCAGAACGAGCACTTTCCGGAGGTTTCGAGAGCACCGAGGAGTACACGTACGTGCGAGGACGAGGTCGTGGGAAGTATGTATGCAACGAATGTGGCATACGCTGCAAGAAACCGTCGATGCTAAAGAAGCATATCCGAACACATACTGACGTTCGGCCCTACTCGTGTCAGTACTGCAGCTTCCA CTttaaaacgaaaggaaacctGACGAAGCACATGAAATCGAAGAGCCACTTTAAGAAGTGTACGGAATTGGGACTGAATCCTGTACCGGTGCATGTGGACGATGATGGTGCTGATATCGACATCGAGGGAGACCAACAGTCGGTTTCTAGCGAGCGAACCTCAACGATCCCCGGCGATTCGGATACAGCTAGCGATACCGATGGCGATGACACTGATGACAGTG aagaaGTTAAAAGTCGTCTACCGGAGCACGAGGCTGCTGAAGGATTGTTATCCCTTTCGATGACGCGTCCAACTTCAGCTTGCAGCAGCACCGGGCAGCAACCTGGTGCTCCAGGAGGTGGCGGAGAGCCGGAAGCAGCCGCTGCGTATATAACGCAGCACATAAACTCTTATCTTACTCCCGATCAACAGCAACGGCACGGTTACAACACCACCAGCTCTCCTAAACCTCGCCCTCTATCGCCATCGAATACAGCGAAGACAGATCAGCCGAGGCGCATCATAACctacggtggtggtggtccaAAGTTGGAGTTTAACCTGCTCAAACACGAACAATACTACTCCGATCCTAATGTGGGCAAACGGCGCCGTGACGGCAGCGACCGTTCCTTCCCATCGGCAAGCGATGAAGCGGCAGCTCAAGCCGGAGATGCAGACGATGAGGATGATACAGCACGGCCAATTGATTTGACAAAGAAAGCGCGCCCACAACTGATGCCACCAAACGTTTCATCGAAGAATCCATATGATCGTGCTCCGCAGCAACCACTCGCCATGGTAACGCCGCTACAATCGCAGTCAACACCCAACAGCTTGAATCATCCAACGGCGCATGTTCGGTACGATCGAGAACAGATACTGCAACCGCATCCGGTGGTGTACGAGAATCGACGTCatccgcaacagcagcaggtgaTTGTACGTGTATCGGATGTGCTAGCACCGATCACCGGTGCGGCCAACTTGCTAACGACGCTCGTCTCAAATACAGACAAAATTCCGCTAGTGACCGGTCCGTTTGAACCGACAGGCGGCGCAACACCCGGCGGTGCTGGTGTAGATGAAAATGCGTACTTCCATGAATACTTAAAAGAGCGTGCCCTGCAGGACACACGGATCAAGCAAAGTCAGATGAAACCCAACACTGCTAGTAGTATTGTACCGGATCCGCTGTCTAATCCTATTCGTGAAGTTATATCGCAACGTCGTGAAGAAGAACGGTTCAGCGTTACGTCACGGGTAGCAATTCCAATCATTGCCGCTAaagcaacaccaccaccagcaattATTCCACCACCAGCGTTGGGAGCAACCATACCACCAAGTGGCCCTGCGATATCTAATACTATTGCATCTACCAACACAACCAGTTCCGTCTCTTCAGCCGCTTCAGTGGCAACTACTTCTACGGAGCGTGTTTATCGGATCTTCAGTGGAAAGAACGAACGGCATCGAGCTTCACCACTAGCAGTGGAAACTGTAACTCGTGAACCGAAAAGTCCTTCCGTGGTAGTAGAACTGGACAAAGACAAGACAGTGGCAGAGATCATTCCCTCCACCGCTAATCCCGCTACGATAAGTTCAGCTCGAATAACGAGCAACGAATGTCCGATGGTATCGGAAAACGCCTCACCAATGGACACGCTGGCAGAAATCGCCGCAGGTTCACTGAAGCTCGACGTGTCTCGCCCACAACCGGTGGTAGAATCGGAAGCTACGGTAACCTCTCGTCCTCGATGCAACAGTACAAATTCTTCCCAAGCGAAAACTATCGTTCCGCCTGTGCCGGAAAGCGCCAAAACGTTGGCCTCCGAGTACCTGAAACTGGCACAAGCGGTAACGAACGTTCGTAAGCGTACGGAGAGTGAGAGTGCGTTGGGCACACTGGGAGCTACTGCCACGTCGGCTGAGCAGGATCCACTTGTGGGTGGATCCGAAGGAACAGCCTCTCAAGTTCCCGTCGTAGTTTCGACGGCatctcagcagcaacagcagtcaCCGGCCGGTGGAAATCTTCTCGCTCCGGTGGGATCCACTGTGACGGCACCGCAAGGCGGCGGTGTACCTGGTGAGAGCGGTGCTGCTGGCAGTATTGTTCCTCCTGCTCGTAAGGTAGTCGTGGTTGGTGAGGAGGGATTCAAAACGACCGGTGTACGCGGTAATGCGGGTGAGTTTGTCGGCACACCGCCGAGCGCCTTCACGACAATGCACCAGGAAGACGGAGGACGGCCGGTGTGTGAGGTGTGCAACAAGAAGTTCCACAAACAGTCCCAGCTGAGCATTCACATGAACATCCATTACATGGAGCGCAAGTATCGGTGTGAACCGTGCGGTACCAGCTTCCGATCCCAAGGGCTCTATCTCAAGCACGAACGGTCGGCAACGCATCGGAATAAAGTGTCGATGACGACGACGTTCGGTGTAGCGACGGATAGCAATCCGCGCCCGTTCTATTGTCGTGACTGTGAGGTAGGTTTCCGTATCCACGGCCATCTGGCCAAGCACTTGCGCTCCAAGATGCACGTCCTGAAGCTGGAGTGTCTCGGCAAGCTACCGTTTGGAACGTACACCGAGATCGAACGATCCGGTACAAATCTCACCGAGATCGATACGTCGGATTGTGAGAATTCGCTGTCCAGTTTGAAGCGGCTTGCAACGCTACTCAATGTCAAGGATCCGGCGAAGGTGCTTCCTGCTGGAGGCAATGGTACCCACAGTAGCGGCAGCAGtaatagtagcagcagcagcatttctTCAAGCAGTAGCGGAGGTGCAGGCACTGCCGGTGGAACTAGCGGCAACGAAACAGATAGCTGTGAAGATAACGAGGAGGACTCTTCCCAACCGTCGCTAATGGTGAATGGGACGAATGTTGAGGTGGATCGCGATGACGATCAACAACAACGTAACATCAATAACAACGTTAAGCGAAAGTCTGATGATGCAGCAGGATCAGATGTTGCTGAGGTGAAGCGTGCCCGGTACGGGGTGGAATTGGACGGGTCTTCAGTGGCTCCTCATCAACCCATACCACCTGCAGCGAGCAGCAACTGCTAG